The following DNA comes from Gordonia zhaorongruii.
CCAAACCGACACAGGTGGTCAGGTAGAGAATACTAAGGCGATCGAGAGAACTGTGGTTAAGGAACTCGGCAAATTACCCCCGTAACTTCGGGAGAAGGGGGACCACGGCTGGTGATCGACTTTTCGTTGTGAGCTGGTGGTGGTCGCAGAGACCAGAGAGAAGCGACTGTTTACTAAAAACACAGGTCCGTGCGAAGTCGTAAGACGATGTATACGGACTGACGCCTGCCCGGTGCTGGAAGGTTAAGAGGACCGGTTAACCACCTTGTGTGGTGAAGCTGAGAATTTAAGCCCCAGTAAACGGCGGTGGTAACTATAACCATCCTAAGGTAGCGAAATTCCTTGTCGGGTAAGTTCCGACCTGCACGAATGGCGTAACGACTTCTCTGCTGTCTCAACCACAGACTCGGCGAAATTGCAGTACGAGTAAAGATGCTCGTTTCGCGCGGCAGGACGAAAAGACCCCGGGACCTTCACTATAGCTTGGTATTGGTGTTCGGTACGGTTTGTGTAGGATAGGTGGGAGACTGTGAAGCTATCACGCTAGTGGTGGTGGAGTCGTTGTTGAAATACCACTCTGATCGTATTGGGCTTCTAACCTCGGACCCTGATCGGGTTCAGGGACAGTGCCTGGTGGGTAGTTTAACTGGGGCGGTTGCCTCCCAAAATGTAACGGAGGCGCCCAAAGGTTCCCTCAGCCTGGATGGCAATCAGGTGTTGAGTGTAAGTGCACAAGGGAGCTTGACTGTGAGACGTACATGTCGAGCAGGGACGAAAGTCGGGACTAGTGATCCGGCACCGGCAAGTGGAAGCGGTGTCGCTCAACGGATAAAAGGTACCCCGGGGATAACAGGCTGATCTTCCCCAAGAGTCCATATCGACGGGATGGTTTGGCACCTCGATGTCGGCTCGTCGCATCCTGGGGCTGGAGTAGGTCCCAAGGGTTGGGCTGTTCGCCCATTAAAGCGGCACGCGAGCTGGGTTTAGAACGTCGTGAGACAGTTCGGTCTCTATCCGCCGCGCGCGATTAGAAACTTGAGGAAACCTGTCCCTAGTACGAGAGGACCGGGACGGACGAACCTCTGGTGTGCCAGTTGTCCTACCAAGGGCACTGCTGGTTAGCTACGTTCGGAAGGGATAACCGCTGAAAGCATCTAAGCGGGAAGCCTGTTCCAAGATGAGGTTTCTCACCAACTTTGTTGGGTAAGGCCCCCTACAGACCATGGGGTTGATAGGCCAGAACTGTACGCACAGTAATGTGTTGAGGTGACTGGTACTAATAGGCCGAGGACTTACTAACAACACTCACATTATTTTTTGTGTGTCTCGCATCCACTATCTACTTTCTGAAACAACACACCCATCCAAGACCCTCGAATTCGGGGGTTGTGGGTGGTGGATAGTTTCATATTGTTTCGGTGGCCATAGCGGAGGGGAAACGCCCGGCCCCATTCCGAACCCGGAAGCTAAGCCCTCCAGCGCCGATGGTACTGCACCCTAACCAGTGTGGGAGAGTAGGACACCGCCGAACTAATCGTGAGTAGAGCCCCCACCACTGGTGGGGGCTCTACTGCTATCTGTGGACGGTTCGAACAGTCGTCGCCGGTCGTTAGACTGACTGCATGGCTATCGACAGGCCGGCGGACGACGCCGAAGTAGTGGTGAAAGCCCCACGTGCACGGATGACGGGCGCGCAGCGTCGTCTGCAGCTGATCGAGGTCTCCCGTGGATTGTTCGCCGAACGCGGGTTCGAGGGAACCTCGATCGAGGAGATCGCCCAGCGGGCCGGTGTCTCGAAGCCGATCGTCTACGAGCACTTCGGCGGCAAGGAAGGTCTGTACGCGGTGGTCGTCGACCGCGAGATGGACAAACTCCTCGAGATGGTGACGTCGTCACTCACGAAGAACCGGTCGCTGTATCGGATCCAGCAGGTGGCGCTCGCGCTCCTGACGTACATGGAGGAGCGAACCGACGGCTTCCGCATCCTCATGCGCGGTGAGGCGGCCGGTGGCGATGCGGGGGAGACGCGGTACTCGAGCCTGTTGAATGACGCGGTGAGCCAGGTGGAGCACATTCTCGCCAGCGATTTCGAACGTCGTGGATTCGACCCGGCACTCGCGCCCATGTACGCGCAAGCGCTCGTCGGCATGGTGTCGGTGACTGCTCAGTGGTGGCTGGATGTTCGTGAGCCACCTAAGGAAGTGGTGGCCGCCCATCTGGTCAATCTCTGCTGGAACGGACTGACCCGATTGGATCCGAAGCCGATGCTCGTCGACTCTGATCACCGGGACACGGTGCAGACCACGGTGGGTCCTACGGTGACGCCCGTTGCAGACGCCGGTGATTGAGGAGTCCGGCCACCCACAGGACGACGGCGAGAATCGCCGTCGAGATGATCCGGTCGCGCACCGTGTCGGTGGTGAGTCCGAGAACGACGATGGCGATCAGTGCGATGAGGGTCGCCACCGACAGGTAGGGATACGCCCACATGCGCATGGGCAAGTCGGTGCCCATGCGGTCGGCGCGTCGTCGTAGAACGATCTGTGCGGCGGTGATCGCCAACCAGGTGACCAGCAGAGTGGAGCCGACGAGCTGCAGCAGTCGGTCGAGGACCTGGCTGCCCCACAGGTACGTTGCCGGAACCACGAGGAAACCGACTACCACGCTCGCGAGCACGGAGACATAGGGAACGCCGTTGCCCGCGGTCCTCATCGTCACGCTGGGCGCCATGTGTCGCGCTCCGAGGGAAAACAGCATGCGGGAGGCACCGTACAGGTTGAC
Coding sequences within:
- a CDS encoding TetR/AcrR family transcriptional regulator, translating into MAIDRPADDAEVVVKAPRARMTGAQRRLQLIEVSRGLFAERGFEGTSIEEIAQRAGVSKPIVYEHFGGKEGLYAVVVDREMDKLLEMVTSSLTKNRSLYRIQQVALALLTYMEERTDGFRILMRGEAAGGDAGETRYSSLLNDAVSQVEHILASDFERRGFDPALAPMYAQALVGMVSVTAQWWLDVREPPKEVVAAHLVNLCWNGLTRLDPKPMLVDSDHRDTVQTTVGPTVTPVADAGD